One genomic window of Nicotiana sylvestris chromosome 10, ASM39365v2, whole genome shotgun sequence includes the following:
- the LOC138879495 gene encoding uncharacterized protein, whose product MEVTSNTSHDLTNGKNQNTRDATNERLEMEKGDNSKRKYKEGTTDHNNDNDDGGQWQLPNTKRNKKKKQWKNKVTTQKETKKTNIHKVHQAEYIEQGDTKENDLGSTEKLERSRKMSQPFIKTSVRQDTMETIMEESLNLVAEDTDSVNKGEQADNENQEARDTISESSSLPSKVKNHPGINLVVHLEGDTLKKKKIGSSADIDNGNNDQHVIV is encoded by the exons ATGGAGGTTACAAGCAATACCTCCCACGATCTAACTAATGGTAAAAATCAGAATACAAGGGATGCAACAAATGAAAGACTAGAGATGGAAAAGGGAGACAATAGCAAAAGAAAATATAAAGAGGGTACAACAGACCATAACAATGACAATGACGATGGTGGACAGTGGCAATTACCAAATACCAAAAGGAACAAGAAGAAAAAACAGTGGAAAAATAAAGTTACTACTCAAAAGGAAACCAAAAAGACCAATATACATAAAGTACATCAGGCCGAGTACATTGAACAAGGTGACACTAAAGAGAATGATCTGGGCAGCACTGAAAAGCTTg AGAGAAGTAGGAAGATGAGCCAACCTTTTATAAAAACTAGTGTAAGGCAGGATACTATGGAAACAATTATGGAGGAAAGTTTGAATCTTGTTGCAGAG GACACGGATAGTGTTAACAAGGGGGAACAAGCTGATAATGAAAACCAGGAGGCACGAGATACTATTTCTGAGTCTAGTAGCCTGCCATCAAAAGTTAAAAATCACCCTGGTATTAATCTTGTGGTTCATTTGGAGGGTGACacattaaagaaaaagaaaataggatCATCTGCCGACATTGATAATGGGAACAATGATCAACATGTTATAGTTTAG